The uncultured Cohaesibacter sp. region AAGCTGGAGCGGGAAGCGCAGAACCATATGCTCGCGCAGAAAGAGCGCCAGCAACAGATCGACGCCCTGTTCAACGCCTTCCGCACCCGCATTCAGGAGGCCCTGCACACCGTTTCCAACAGCGCCGAACGCATGCAGCAATCTGCCTCTTCACTCAATCACATTTCCTCGGCCACATCGGATCGCGCCCATTCGGTCAATCAGGCCTCAAGCCATTCCTCCGAGAATGTGCAGATGATGGCAGCCGCAAGCACCGAAATGACCTCTTCGATTGAGGAAATCGGACAGCAGGTAATCCGCACCAACGATCTGGTGATGACCGCCTCTGATGAAGCCAAAGCGACAGACAAAAAGGTCGCAAGCCTCGCCTCAGCCGCCGAAGAGATCGGCGAAGTGGTTTCGCTGATCAAGGATATCTCGGAACAAACCAACCTGCTGGCCCTCAACGCGACCATCGAAGCTGCCCGCGCTGGCGAAGCTGGGCGCGGCTTTGCAGTCGTTGCTGCAGAGGTCAAGGAACTGGCTTCCCAAACAGGCAAGGCCACCGAAGACATTGCCAACAGGGTCCAGACGATCCAATCCTCAACCGGCGATTCTGTCGAGGCCATCCGTTCCATTGCCGCCAAAATGACCGAGATCAGCCAATATACCACGGCCATCAGCGCCGCCGTTCAGGAGCAGAATGCCTCGACCAACGAGATTTCCCTGAATATTCAGCAGGCTGCTGAGGGGACTAAGGAAATCGTACAGAATATCTCCGAGGTTGCCTCTTCCACCGAAGAAACCAGAAGCTCTGCCGACGAAGTGCAAGCCGCATCGGCCACCGTTGCCAGTGTCGCCACCGACATGCGCACCATTATCGACGATTTCCTCGAAAAGGTCGCAGCAGCCTAAGCGCTTAAGACCAAATCAGAAGACAAAAGAAAACCGTGCAGGCGATATGTCCTGCACGGTTTTTCTATGTCTCACCTTGCTGAAGGCCCCGCAAATCAGCATGCATCAATGCGGGGGTGTCTGCACTCAGCTTTTCTTGAAGATATATTGTGTATGCTGGGAATAGCTCTCGCCCGGCTTCAGAACCGCAGACGGAAAGTCCGGATTATGGATGGCGTCTGGCCAGATCTGCGGTTCAAGGCAGAAACCGCCATGCTTGCCCATGGTGACGCCTTCAAGCCCCGGCATGCCTTCTTTCATATTCACGCCATCATAGGCCTGCACGCCCGGCTCCGTGGTCGTCACATCCATGCTGACACCGGATTTGGGGCTGGAAAGAGTAGCAACCCGACGCAGAGACCCACCAGCATCTGCGAGACAATAGTTATTGTCGATCGCGGCAATGCTGGTTGCTTCGCCTACTCGCTTGGTGGTACGGAAATCAAGGCTTGAACCCTCCACTGGCAAAAGCTTGCCCGTCGGGATGAGCTCGTCATTGACCTCCAGATACTGCTCGGCATCCACCTGCAGCATATGATCCATGACGGTTGGGTCGCCATCAAGATTGAAATAGCTGTGATGGGCCAGATTGCAGAGCGTTGTGGCGTCCGTCGTCGCTGACATGGCCATATCCAGAACGCCCCCTTCCAGAAGGGAATAGACAATCTTGATGGTCAGATTGCCCGGAAAGCCCATTTCACCGTCAGGCAAGGTGATGGACATATGCACGGCATTCTCTTCCACCTTATCAAAGGTCCAGACCTGAACGCCCATACCCTTTTTGCCACCATGCAGGGTATGTTTGCCAAGAAAGTTGGTATCCAGCTGATAGGTCTTGCCGTCCAGTTCCAGATGCCCATCGCGAATG contains the following coding sequences:
- a CDS encoding aldose epimerase family protein codes for the protein MSVEQFGVMLDGTPVQRATIRGGGLTAKILSYGTVIQDLRLDGHDKPLVCGFEKLEDYLAYGSHFGATAGRVGNRIRDGHLELDGKTYQLDTNFLGKHTLHGGKKGMGVQVWTFDKVEENAVHMSITLPDGEMGFPGNLTIKIVYSLLEGGVLDMAMSATTDATTLCNLAHHSYFNLDGDPTVMDHMLQVDAEQYLEVNDELIPTGKLLPVEGSSLDFRTTKRVGEATSIAAIDNNYCLADAGGSLRRVATLSSPKSGVSMDVTTTEPGVQAYDGVNMKEGMPGLEGVTMGKHGGFCLEPQIWPDAIHNPDFPSAVLKPGESYSQHTQYIFKKS